The window GCAGGGGAGTTAGTTTATCAGCACCTGTAAAATttaagtttttcaaattttacatttaaaatcttagaaaatgttgctttttacaAAACACTGCTATGTGAGCCAGAATGTTGAGGTAGAGCTTGTGTAGAAGGGCAGAAAAAGAtgttattcaaatatttaaccATCACTGGACGGACACATGTTGAGCTCTTGCTGCCTTTTTAGTATTGCAGCTGCAAACTTTTAATCAGACTTAAAGAATTTCTGCCGTGACTATTGACGAGTTGgaaaagacacatttcttgCTGGCGATGTTGAAATCATGTTAAAACCTCATTTTCAAAGGCTGTTTTTGAAGTTTTGGTGCAGTGGTTTGGGGTGCGTGTTGACAATTTGAACCATTGCTGCAGGATGGTATTGAACCCATGTGGGAGGACGAGAGGAACAAGCGTGGCGGGCGCTGGCTGATCACACTCAacaagcagcagaggagattAGACCTGGACCGCTTCTGGCTGGAAACTGTAGGTTTGGCTGTAGCGGCTGTGCTTTGTATCCTGTTCATCATTGTTACTCAAATGAGTGATACTATTAATCATTTCTTGAGCCTCTTCCCAAACTTGTATTACCTGCTGGCAGCCATAATTTGTTGTACCATCCTCAACAAAATCTTCTAAGATATCTAAAAAAAGAATGTACTATTGACTGTATGCTGAGCTGATGATAAGGGGTCACATGAGAGCAAATGTTGGCTAAGTCTGCAGCCCACACAGTGTCGTGGTGAGCTCTCTCGCCGCTTTAAAGGTCACTGACAGTGATACAGACATCTAGCAAGCTATGACTTGTCAGTTAGCAAACAGCACTGACTGCACTGTCAGAATTGTAACCGCTGGTCTTTGTGGGCTGAAAGgggtctctttctttttcaatgACATTCTCACTAATTGTTTTACCATATGTTGAGctggaaacaaaacattttttaatgattgTGGGTAGTTTCATATGAACAGTTGTTGAGCTGTGATACTGAGTTGTCATGGAGGGGGATGCTTAGCCCTGATCCAGGACCTGCGTGGATATCTGCCTGAACATTGCAGTTACAGATCCGCTCATAAAATGCGTTACGGGAACAATGTtgaaaattcaaattcaaaccAGAGACCATGTTGCGATGGGATCACACCAGCCGCGATGCTCATCAACATGTTGACGTTCAGACCCATGACGGACCACACCCATCTTCGAACTCtgccttcattttgatctaaAACCTGTAAAGTTTCGTGACTGCGTCTTGCACGGTTGTGATGCTATCGCgttgacaaaatctgtccacagacagacatataaacACCAACCAAAGTACTCAAAACCGTCTCTGTGGTGGTTCCTGCTACAGTAGGTGTGTCCAGGACCACgttttgccatgatgacacacacaggctcacaaGGTGGAAACAATACCAGCCACACGCTGTCGAGGCTGGTAACAACATCAGGAGGCAGGAGTGCTCCTGAGCAGCGTAGCACTCAGTGCTGCCACTGGTGGCCGGAAGCTGTACTGTAGTAACACTAGTGATTAAAACGGTAATCTCATTTATACTTCTTCTGGCCACCAGTGGCGGCACTGAGCGCTCCACTGCTGAGCAGCACTCCAGCCCTGCGCCATCTTTCATTTTACATGGTTTgtattgacagaaaaaaacttttcataccttttttttttctttctttcctacCATCCATGAGAATGTATTTACAACATTCTTCCCGTAACAAATTTTATAAGCGGATCTGTTACTGAAATGTCAAATTCTGGCAGATATCCGTGCAACATGATGCGTAGTACACGGTCCTGGATCTGGGCTAGTGATGCTGAGCTCAAAGACTGATCATCCAAATCCTTGTACCTTGTTCTATCAGACTGAGTCCTGTGCAtggcttttattttcttgtctaGTCTAGGCTGGTCTGTAGATTAGTCGTGATGATTAGTTTGGTTTAATAGTATCTGTTGTGTGTTGAAATGACATTTTGGTCATCATCAGAGTGCTGAAAAATTCTGTTGGGAATGTCATACCACGGTTATAGTAAGTATAATCGTGGGTTTGGATTATTAGTCCTTACTATAAATACTATTCAAATATTAttgctgaaataaaaataagttaCAAGGAAAAGTATTAGTAGTCACAAGAATCTCAAAATTCTTGCTGATCCACAGTAATGAAGGTGCCAAAGCTAACAATGTACTCCTTTTATGAGAATATGGGGAGTTTGTAGATATAGTCAAAGTCAAGACATAAATCATCATGTAATGACAGTAGCTTTTATTCCTCTATCCCTTCACCAGCTCCTGTGCTTAGTCGGAGAGGCCTTTGACGACTACAGCGACGATGTCTGCGGAGCCGTGGTCAACATCCGCACAAAAGGAGATAAAATAGCCGTCTGGACATCAGACTATGAGAACCGGGAAGCTGTGACACACATAGGGTGAGGCAGGTCTTCTGTTACTGTACATTCATAAATACAGGTGATGACATTCTCTGCATCCTCTTATGGTGCCATTTTCCTGTCAACAGGAGAGTTTACAAGGAGCGCTTGGGGCTTCCCATGAAGATGACTATTGGCTACCAATCCCACGCAGACACGGCCACCAAAAGCGGTTCAACCACCAAGAACAAATTTGTTGTTTGAGAAACGCCCAATGTGCCTCTTTCAGTTTCTTGTCTTATTTGTTGTTGGTGCCTATGTTTACTTTGCTGCAAAGACTCTGCGTAATGCAATCTGGAGGAAAACCACCCAATCTACATGCCAAATGTCTCCATAACCTGCCCAGGACTTGAaccacaggaagaaaaaaaaaacatggaaaacagaTGAACATGAATCTTCCAAAACACTAACAGTGAGAGGTATTAATAGTGGATGCGATTTAGAGTGCTGCATACTCTACGAAAGAaaattttgttgatttttttttttcttttttttttttggtagagAATcctgaaatgcaaacaaaaatgtatatttctctCCCATTTTCTACAGCATCATTGCCTTGCTGTAATCTTTAATATGAAACccttttaatttattgttaatttcCCTGCATATTATTAGATTGCTAGACCtttgttttatgcatttttttttttgccttgaaCTATTGCACGTAATCAATCTTTTTAAAGTATTTCATGACTCATTAATTTGAGTgttaatataattaaaacattattttgcaaTTATTAGTTGTTAAATTgtgtaatacatttttgcaaCTCAACCTGTAATTGGTACATTCCTTCTTGTAAATGATTTGCTTTTTGACTTGCAGTGGTGCTGTATTGTAGGAAATTGACTTTTAGTCGCTGAGGACATTTATAGTAGACCATCCTATAGTTTTCTACCAGTGGTCTACAATTCCAGCTCTATAAAATAAGAATACTACAGGAGACACCATCAGTCTCAGGGAAACAGGAAAGTCCTTCCTTCAGCTTCCAAGTAGCTTAGGATTCACCGTTCGCCCTAGCTGGTGTGGAAGTGCCAAATTCAAACCGACTCACCCCCACCCCATCATCTCGAGATCccttaaaatgtcagaatagaAAGAACTGAAAGAAAAGGTTACTTTGGGCAACATGGCTTCCCATCTCAGTTCATTGCCgcctttaaaaatgtcacttcAACATGACAAATGTCATCACGTTCTCAAGGATCGGCGTTCTTTAAGCCAGCAGGTGAAGCATCTACAACTAGATCGTTCTTGATCTGATGAAGCGTTAAGTGACTGTAGAAGCTTCATTTGGTCCCTTTTGAAGTTGTGGTCGGAACCTTTATAGGCCAGCTGATCTATCATGTAAGATCCTTTGCAAGCACGCACCTAAATGATAAACagtaatataaatgtatgtttatagCACCTTTCTTGCGCAGACATCACAAAGTGCctcacaataaaagcaacagaCAGAATAAAAGCAATATAAGTatgtaaaaacataacaaaggccactaaacataaaataaaaccatttaacAAATCCTTGGCAGTCTGCTACACAGGCCTGCTGCATCAAACACTACATTGAAGCTGGCCCTCATTCCACAAGAGTTGACTGTCACCGTAACTGTAATTAATGCGTGtaatatataactatataagTGCCAAGATGAATacagaggtttaaaaaaaaaaaagagtaccACCTCGAAGTTCTACATTAATCAAATATAGCAGAAGGTGGCCAATGGACGTAACACTGTTTTTCATAACTGTAGCACATTGCTCAAACGTATTACTTTAAATGTATAAGTAACATAACCACAACAGTTCCGTTTCAGCTCAATAAATGccgcttttaaaatgttttgtttttctgctctggTCTCAGTAAtcatgttacagtatgttatttgtagtgtaaatattaaaaactatGAGAAACATCCAATAACTCATCTGCTTCTCTATGCTCACTGTCCTCTGTGATTGTCATACATTTAGAATACGCGCGGAATGGATATCAGATAATGGCTTCATCTATTTAGCGAGCGGCATGAAAagtgccagtttattaggtacacctagctaaaaacAATGCAGTCTAAAACAACAGCCCTTCAATGATCCAACCTTCATAGAggttattatgtttttgttgttgtcattgaaactgttttagagaggtgttgattcaactttattgtcattttggagtttgtagtgctgttgaattgtattgtgtcatactgagaggtgtttgtAATATTTAGTGCACGTTCTGACAAAATATTCAATCACCTCTCAGGAAAACATATACATAACTTTTTATATATTGAAAACAGTCCACCAACATGGATGaatatgatatattttttttaactttttgttgtcaatagtaataaaattaaatgtccCAGTCTGTGCATACAGGTAAACACAAAGCCACTGACACGGTCGCTTTATTAAAGGGTTACAGACTAACCTTGGCAGCAATGAATACAATCAATGTGGTAAATTGAATTGAGCACAGTTTCCCGTCTGCCCCAGTAGCTGCAGGGCCTCCTTGTTTTCCAATCAGAGGCAATTATCAAAATCCCAAACCCTCAAATGTGAGACAACGGGTCAAATTAATCGGTCAGAAGGACGTAATCCAACATGGGAAATACGAAATCAGAATAGacttctgaaagaaaaaaatattgctaAAGTAATCTGTTTCAGAGCTATAACTCTGACCTGAATCTAGCAGAAAAGCACAAAGCACCgaaacataaaatattattacTGTGGAATATTTATCCACCTGACTTGTTTTAGGGCTGTACTGAGCTTTTCTGTTGATGCTTTGGCTCCAGGCAGATTTTAATAGGTAATCACTTCACTGCTGTCCATCACTTTACACTGGAGGGAGCTGCAACCCCATCTAACTTTAAACTAGTGTTTGTAAGGCCAGTAGGCAGTATGTGGATGGATTTGTTTACAGCCATAAGTCTACATCCTGCAGGCTTTCATCTTAAAAGGCAGTGATTTAGGGGCTCAGTGTTGTGTGGATTACACTGTGgtcttgtctgtctttttggGTATTTCCTATCTGGGGCTTTGGCAGCTCACagttcagaggaaaagaaattaatttaggCAGCAACACaagctgaaaaatgtattgtgtgtgtgcagaggtgaAGAGGGAATTTCAGACAATCAACAAGAGCATAAAACATCAAATGCTATGACTGCCAGTGTAGTGGGTGGATAGTAATGTCTAGAAACAGTGTATGCTAGGAATGAGATCACACAttaaaaaatcaaagaaatgttTATTACATATGGTGTACGTGGCCGGCAGCTATAATTAGGACATTACATTGTGTAATACCCGTACAACTAAAGGAAATAAGCCATGGCCATTTGTGAAGCTCAGTGCTTTATCAGCTTACCATTCTCTATATGGCTGATCAATTTCCCCAGGGTCCATTCTGGCGCTCATTTCTCTCCCAGTAGCAAAAGGATCAAGGGCGGGATTTGTTAACCCAgattaaatgaatgaagagGGTAATCAGAGAGGCAGTCAGCCTACTCTGTGGCCTTGTGATCGAGAACTCTTGGATTACATTTAAAGCCCGGATACATACActtgacatatatatatatatatatatatatatatatatatatatatatatatatatatatatatatatatatataagtaccTATGAGACACTATCACTGCATAAACACAGAACACAATCGTGCAGTGTAAAGCAGTCATTGAACACATTGTGGGGTTTTCAGTATTGATCCAAACTCCCTGTACACCTGTCAGAGCcagtgtatgtacagtatataaagcccAACTCCTGACAGGCAACTAACTAAGAAGAAACATATTATCCCCGTGTCAGCTTCACATTGCTGGCTCCCACTGCAGTGTAGGAtcgattttaatattttatttatcatctttaaagggacagttcaaccccaaaatcaaaaatacttgtttttcctcttacccgtagtgctatttatcaatctagactgttttggtttgagttgctgagttttggagatatccgccgtagagatgtctgttTTCTCTCGAATTTAATAGAACTAGATGGCACAACagtaatgtctctttccagaaatcatgacccggttactcgtgataatccacagaccttgttgtaagcagtttcatgtaggaactattttctttataCCAAACTACACCCACCCACCAGATCACCGCACAGAAGGAAGCAAGCAGTATCGAACTATAAATTAGAATATTATTCTATTATCACTGCTAGCTCACCTAGCATCACTGAGATAGCTAACGTTATAGCTCAGCCGAGGAGGATGCCATTAAAGTTTACATTCTGCGCTGTCATGAGCACAAGCCTTTCGTCCATGagtagatggataaacagcgctacaggtaagaggaaaaatatgtatttttgattttgagctgtccctttaaggcaCATCTTGGAGCCCCTAGTTGTTTCTCATAACTTTCATCTGTCTGTGAGATCCTCGGGGCTGAGGGAGCTCTCTGGTTCCTCAAGCAACTTTGTG is drawn from Siniperca chuatsi isolate FFG_IHB_CAS linkage group LG15, ASM2008510v1, whole genome shotgun sequence and contains these coding sequences:
- the eif4eb gene encoding eukaryotic translation initiation factor 4eb isoform X2 encodes the protein MATAEPETNPTQPSPPQPDEDGAEETGQEIVSPEAYIKHPLQNSLYNHIQLSSNLMSGCDYSLFKDGIEPMWEDERNKRGGRWLITLNKQQRRLDLDRFWLETLLCLVGEAFDDYSDDVCGAVVNIRTKGDKIAVWTSDYENREAVTHIGRVYKERLGLPMKMTIGYQSHADTATKSGSTTKNKFVV
- the eif4eb gene encoding eukaryotic translation initiation factor 4eb isoform X1 encodes the protein MATAEPETNPTQPSPPQPDEDGAEETGQEIVSPEAYIKHPLQNRWSLWFFKNDKSKTWQANLRLISKFDTVEDFWALYNHIQLSSNLMSGCDYSLFKDGIEPMWEDERNKRGGRWLITLNKQQRRLDLDRFWLETLLCLVGEAFDDYSDDVCGAVVNIRTKGDKIAVWTSDYENREAVTHIGRVYKERLGLPMKMTIGYQSHADTATKSGSTTKNKFVV